A window of Cellulomonas fimi contains these coding sequences:
- a CDS encoding DUF1906 domain-containing protein, with protein MHPRPRRSALAALAVGLSLATLGVPAVAAAPPEPQDVAASSAPSSPTPEASGTAAPDVAAPTSAPDGTSAEPTAPASEPTPTPASPASTPAAPAAPEPTTAAGSGSASASGTLTYRGVTFTPPAGWPVVDLAADPTACVRLDRPAVYLGSQGPAPQCPSTLLGRTTTLQLQPVPAETPFGTVELPAGSVPELDAAQRVAGELVAHVVGTDVLVTATFGDDARPVLDVLAGLSASARREAAGTVSALAADAPPLDRAFTWFKGEGFDACTAPALSSMQAWLASPYRAVGVYIGGISRGCSQPNLTAPWLRSIAGMGWKAVPIYVGRQAPCSTYTNRVTYGLEWDQGREAALDAVARARELGLGSGSDIYYDMESYTRGSQCSGSVRAYLSAWTLTLREYGYSSGVYSSAATGIADLAAGAAQPGFVAPDKIWIARWSGTGSIYGHAPYVADNQWAFYQRMHQYRGGHTETWGGVTINIDNNLLDTDPIHGSPRGQLEATSTAPAKITVTGWALDPDTPEPIYVQMYVDGAPVALGRASAPRPDVAVAFPASGPDHGYSVTATASEGRHQVCLAAVNTGPGASVSLGCRTVDVPSSDPFGRLDVATGVPGGLRVSGWAIDPDTSASIIVQAYVDGALGAMGWANRSRPDVGAAFPAAGALHGFQLDVRSGPGRHAVCVYAVNTLAGSSTSLGCGTVDVPSGDPVGRVDAVSASGGRITVSGWAFDPDTTGPVIVQMYRGSQYVMGWADVSRPDIGAAFPAYGPNHGFTLSIAAPPGRQQVCLFAVNTGAGTTTTLGCPVVTV; from the coding sequence ATGCACCCCAGACCCAGGCGATCCGCCCTCGCCGCTCTCGCCGTCGGCCTCTCGCTCGCGACGCTCGGCGTGCCGGCCGTGGCCGCCGCCCCGCCCGAGCCGCAGGACGTGGCCGCGTCGTCGGCGCCGTCGAGCCCGACGCCGGAGGCCTCCGGCACCGCCGCCCCGGACGTCGCCGCGCCGACCTCGGCGCCCGACGGGACGTCCGCCGAGCCGACGGCGCCCGCGAGCGAGCCGACACCGACGCCCGCGTCGCCCGCGAGCACGCCCGCCGCACCGGCGGCCCCCGAGCCGACGACCGCGGCCGGGTCCGGGTCCGCGTCCGCGTCCGGCACGCTCACCTACCGGGGCGTCACGTTCACCCCTCCCGCGGGATGGCCCGTCGTCGACCTGGCTGCCGACCCGACCGCGTGCGTGCGGCTCGACCGCCCGGCGGTCTACCTGGGCAGCCAGGGCCCGGCGCCGCAGTGCCCGTCGACGCTGCTGGGCAGGACGACGACGCTGCAGCTGCAGCCGGTGCCCGCCGAGACACCGTTCGGCACGGTCGAGCTGCCCGCGGGGTCGGTCCCCGAGCTCGACGCGGCGCAGCGTGTCGCCGGGGAGCTCGTCGCGCACGTGGTGGGCACGGACGTGCTGGTCACCGCGACCTTCGGCGACGACGCCCGCCCCGTGCTGGACGTTCTCGCGGGCCTGTCGGCGTCCGCGCGGCGCGAGGCCGCGGGAACGGTGTCGGCGCTGGCGGCCGACGCCCCGCCGCTCGACCGCGCGTTCACGTGGTTCAAGGGCGAGGGCTTCGACGCGTGCACGGCACCCGCGCTGTCCTCGATGCAGGCGTGGCTCGCGTCGCCGTACCGGGCGGTCGGCGTGTACATCGGCGGGATCTCCCGCGGCTGCTCCCAGCCGAACCTGACGGCGCCGTGGCTGCGCAGCATCGCGGGCATGGGCTGGAAGGCCGTCCCGATCTACGTGGGTCGGCAGGCGCCCTGCTCGACGTACACCAACCGGGTCACGTACGGGCTGGAGTGGGACCAGGGCCGCGAGGCGGCGCTCGACGCCGTCGCGCGCGCCCGTGAGCTCGGCCTCGGCAGCGGCTCGGACATCTACTACGACATGGAGTCCTACACGCGCGGCAGCCAGTGCAGCGGCTCGGTGCGGGCGTACCTGTCGGCGTGGACGCTCACGCTGCGCGAGTACGGCTACAGCTCCGGCGTCTACAGCAGCGCGGCCACGGGCATCGCGGACCTCGCGGCCGGTGCGGCCCAGCCGGGCTTCGTCGCGCCCGACAAGATCTGGATCGCCCGCTGGTCCGGCACGGGGTCGATCTACGGCCACGCGCCCTACGTCGCCGACAACCAGTGGGCGTTCTACCAGCGCATGCACCAGTACCGCGGCGGCCACACGGAGACGTGGGGCGGCGTGACGATCAACATCGACAACAACCTGCTGGACACCGACCCCATCCACGGCAGCCCGCGCGGGCAGCTCGAGGCCACGAGCACGGCGCCCGCGAAGATCACCGTGACGGGCTGGGCGCTCGACCCGGACACGCCCGAGCCGATCTACGTCCAGATGTACGTCGACGGCGCGCCGGTCGCGCTGGGCCGTGCCAGTGCGCCACGGCCCGACGTCGCCGTCGCCTTCCCCGCGAGCGGTCCCGACCACGGCTACTCCGTCACCGCGACGGCGAGCGAGGGCCGGCACCAGGTGTGCCTCGCCGCCGTGAACACCGGGCCGGGCGCGTCCGTCTCGCTCGGCTGCCGCACGGTCGACGTGCCGTCGAGCGACCCGTTCGGCCGCCTCGACGTCGCGACCGGCGTCCCCGGTGGTCTCCGGGTGAGCGGCTGGGCGATCGACCCCGACACGTCGGCGTCGATCATCGTGCAGGCCTACGTCGACGGCGCGCTCGGGGCGATGGGCTGGGCCAACCGGTCCCGACCCGACGTGGGCGCCGCGTTCCCGGCCGCCGGAGCGCTGCACGGCTTCCAGCTCGACGTCCGGTCCGGCCCCGGCAGGCACGCGGTGTGCGTCTACGCCGTGAACACGCTCGCGGGCAGCAGCACGTCCCTCGGGTGCGGCACGGTCGATGTCCCGTCGGGCGACCCGGTCGGACGGGTCGACGCGGTCTCCGCCTCGGGTGGTCGCATCACGGTCTCCGGCTGGGCGTTCGACCCCGACACGACGGGACCCGTGATCGTCCAGATGTACCGCGGCTCGCAGTACGTCATGGGCTGGGCCGACGTCTCACGCCCCGACATCGGCGCCGCGTTCCCCGCGTACGGGCCGAACCACGGCTTCACCCTGTCCATCGCGGCGCCGCCGGGCCGCCAGCAGGTCTGCCTGTTCGCCGTGAACACGGGGGCGGGCACCACGACGACGCTCGGCTGCCCGGTCGTCACGGTCTGA
- a CDS encoding SpoIID/LytB domain-containing protein, protein MRRAVQRWVAMTAAVVAASAGLVLPAGPAAAAEEVLTPPSSGAWSVEGRGWGHGIGMSQWGAQGAALQGLTADQILDFYYPGTVRFDIGQDYPLRVRLTALAGGAATLGPVPGASLVVTDVSTGAAVTAPAGARVTVTRSAAGFTPVAVQGGSTTPLPIAGVATVAGPVQVSAADGSQVWAYAASGAGTRYPGALRLNATGASTLEVVNHVPMEQYLRGVVPRESPSSWAPAALQAQSVAARTYALAVRAATGTADLCDTTQCQVYGGAATSTAGGAVTELFAASTDAAIAATARVARYYGGGPAFTQFSSTNGGYSKAGSRPYLVARADPYTGTAPGDTRTRWTDSLSVARVQQSCPAGGTLQRMVLTRDGLGEIGGRILSARLECTTGTATVATPAFGLLSSWWRATSTGQPLGNVEVVEAGAGAVRVKGWALDPDTTAPVSVRVTVAGSSATTVANLDRPDVGAAFPGLGSAHGFDATFGAPAGATTVCLAVVNVGQGSDLDLGCQGVVVAAGAPYGSVDALVAAPGSGTGPVVRASGWTVDPDAPTQPVTVRLLVDGVVAATVPASAPRPDVGAALPGVGDAHGYALEAQVTAGTHQVCVAFVDVPTGSALPTTCRSLTAPGGSPLGSVDSAVGAPGGVRVGGWALDPDTVAAAQVRVTVAGTTTTVAASDRRDDIGAVFPAYGATRGYTAVVPAPAGAVSVCVTIANVGAGADTSLGCRTVVVPASSPVGNVEVAVGRPGGVQLSGWALDADTTSPIYVWASVDGVGGPMLASVPRADVAAVVLGAGPAHGFSALLAASPGTRTVCVTAVNTGPGANTDLGCRQVVVPGGSPVGNLEVARGVTGGVQVVGWALDPDTTASPYLLATVDGRAQYLVASGSRPDIGAAFPGYGSAFGFSATLAAAPGARTVCLTISNTGAGSHAPLGCRTVVVP, encoded by the coding sequence GTGCGTCGAGCAGTCCAGCGGTGGGTGGCCATGACGGCCGCGGTCGTGGCCGCGAGCGCAGGGCTCGTGCTGCCCGCGGGTCCCGCCGCGGCCGCGGAGGAGGTCCTCACCCCGCCGTCGTCCGGCGCCTGGTCGGTGGAGGGCCGCGGGTGGGGCCACGGGATCGGCATGTCGCAGTGGGGCGCCCAGGGCGCCGCGCTCCAGGGGCTGACCGCGGACCAGATCCTCGACTTCTACTACCCGGGCACCGTGCGGTTCGACATCGGCCAGGACTACCCGCTGCGGGTGCGGCTCACCGCGCTCGCGGGCGGCGCCGCGACGCTGGGCCCGGTCCCGGGCGCGTCGCTCGTCGTCACGGACGTCTCGACCGGTGCGGCCGTCACCGCGCCCGCGGGCGCCCGCGTCACCGTGACGCGCAGCGCGGCCGGGTTCACCCCCGTGGCCGTCCAGGGCGGCAGCACGACGCCGCTGCCGATCGCCGGGGTGGCCACCGTGGCCGGCCCCGTGCAGGTGTCGGCGGCCGACGGGTCGCAGGTGTGGGCGTACGCGGCGTCCGGGGCGGGCACGCGCTACCCCGGGGCGCTGCGCCTCAACGCGACGGGTGCGTCGACGCTCGAGGTCGTCAACCACGTCCCGATGGAGCAGTACCTCCGGGGCGTCGTGCCGCGCGAGTCGCCGTCCTCATGGGCACCTGCGGCCCTCCAGGCGCAGTCCGTGGCCGCCCGCACGTACGCGCTCGCCGTCCGGGCCGCGACGGGCACGGCGGACCTGTGCGACACCACCCAGTGCCAGGTCTACGGCGGCGCCGCGACCTCGACCGCGGGCGGTGCGGTCACCGAGCTCTTCGCCGCGTCGACCGACGCCGCGATCGCCGCGACCGCGCGCGTCGCCCGCTACTACGGCGGGGGACCGGCGTTCACGCAGTTCTCCTCGACCAACGGCGGGTACTCCAAGGCGGGTTCCCGTCCGTACCTGGTCGCCCGCGCCGACCCTTACACCGGCACCGCGCCCGGCGACACGCGCACCCGGTGGACCGACAGCCTGTCGGTGGCGCGCGTCCAGCAGTCCTGCCCGGCGGGCGGGACGCTGCAGCGGATGGTCCTCACCCGCGACGGTCTGGGTGAAATCGGCGGCCGGATCCTGTCCGCGCGGCTCGAGTGCACGACCGGGACGGCGACGGTGGCGACGCCCGCGTTCGGCCTGCTGTCGAGCTGGTGGCGCGCCACCAGCACCGGCCAGCCGCTCGGCAACGTCGAGGTCGTCGAGGCCGGTGCGGGCGCGGTGCGCGTCAAGGGCTGGGCGCTCGACCCCGACACGACCGCGCCCGTGTCGGTGCGCGTCACCGTCGCCGGCAGCAGCGCGACGACCGTCGCGAACCTCGACCGCCCGGACGTCGGCGCGGCGTTCCCGGGCCTCGGGTCGGCGCACGGGTTCGACGCCACGTTCGGTGCCCCCGCCGGGGCCACGACGGTCTGCCTGGCGGTCGTGAACGTCGGGCAGGGCAGCGACCTCGACCTCGGCTGCCAGGGCGTGGTCGTCGCCGCCGGCGCGCCCTACGGCTCGGTGGACGCGCTCGTCGCGGCGCCCGGCAGCGGCACCGGTCCCGTCGTCCGCGCGTCCGGCTGGACGGTCGACCCCGACGCGCCGACGCAGCCGGTGACCGTCCGCCTCCTCGTCGACGGCGTGGTCGCCGCGACCGTCCCCGCCTCCGCGCCCCGCCCCGACGTCGGTGCGGCGCTGCCCGGCGTCGGCGACGCCCACGGGTACGCGCTCGAGGCGCAGGTGACCGCCGGGACCCACCAGGTGTGCGTCGCGTTCGTCGACGTCCCGACGGGGTCGGCACTGCCGACCACGTGCCGCTCGCTGACGGCCCCGGGCGGGTCCCCGCTCGGCAGCGTCGACTCCGCCGTGGGCGCGCCCGGAGGCGTGCGCGTCGGCGGGTGGGCACTCGACCCGGACACGGTCGCGGCCGCGCAGGTCCGCGTGACGGTCGCCGGCACGACGACGACGGTCGCCGCGTCCGACCGGCGCGACGACATCGGGGCCGTGTTCCCGGCGTACGGGGCCACCCGCGGCTACACCGCCGTCGTGCCCGCCCCGGCCGGGGCGGTCTCCGTGTGCGTGACGATCGCCAACGTCGGCGCGGGCGCGGACACGTCGCTGGGCTGCCGCACGGTCGTCGTCCCGGCGTCGTCACCGGTGGGGAACGTCGAGGTCGCGGTCGGGCGCCCGGGCGGCGTCCAGCTGTCGGGCTGGGCGCTCGACGCCGACACGACGTCGCCGATCTACGTGTGGGCCAGCGTCGACGGGGTCGGCGGGCCGATGCTCGCGTCCGTGCCGCGCGCCGACGTCGCGGCCGTCGTCCTCGGGGCGGGCCCCGCGCACGGCTTCTCCGCCCTGCTCGCCGCGTCGCCCGGCACCCGCACCGTCTGCGTGACCGCGGTCAACACCGGCCCGGGCGCCAACACCGACCTCGGCTGCCGGCAGGTCGTCGTGCCCGGCGGGTCGCCGGTCGGCAACCTCGAGGTCGCACGCGGCGTCACGGGTGGCGTGCAGGTCGTCGGCTGGGCGCTCGACCCCGACACGACCGCGTCGCCCTACCTGCTGGCGACCGTCGACGGTCGGGCGCAGTACCTCGTGGCCTCGGGGTCGCGTCCCGACATCGGTGCGGCGTTCCCGGGGTACGGGTCCGCGTTCGGCTTCTCGGCGACGCTCGCGGCGGCGCCGGGGGCGCGGACGGTGTGCCTCACGATCTCGAACACCGGGGCGGGGTCGCACGCGCCCCTCGGGTGCCGGACGGTCGTCGTCCCGTAG
- a CDS encoding glycosyltransferase family 2 protein: protein MTTAARHVSVVMLAYGAEPYLHDAVAAVLASVDVDVELVLVDNGCTTDAVATLPPDARLRVVRPPRNLGFTGGVAVGTAETTGDVLALVNSDAIVEPGALVALVRALDDETVGLVSGQVRLASDPTTVNSVGNPLHVLGLSWAGGMGDDVAAHAARTPVASVTGACMAARRSTWDALGGFPETFFAYLEDLEVSWRCWQHGLRVEYVPDAVAVHHYEFGRSPLKMYLVERNRLLFVATCYGGRMLALLALPLLAFELAILLVAVAQGWGRQKVRGWSWFLGHLGWVRRRRQAVQAARTVPDRDLAWLLTATFDPAQFPLPAGGGVAQAAMRAWWGAARRLL, encoded by the coding sequence GTGACCACGGCTGCCCGACACGTGTCGGTCGTCATGCTCGCCTACGGCGCGGAGCCGTACCTGCACGACGCGGTCGCGGCCGTGCTCGCGTCCGTCGACGTGGACGTCGAGCTCGTGCTCGTCGACAACGGCTGCACGACGGACGCCGTCGCCACGCTCCCGCCCGACGCCCGCCTGCGCGTCGTCCGGCCGCCGCGCAACCTCGGCTTCACCGGGGGCGTCGCAGTGGGGACGGCCGAGACGACCGGCGACGTGCTCGCGCTCGTGAACTCGGACGCGATCGTCGAGCCCGGTGCGCTCGTGGCGCTCGTCCGGGCGCTCGACGACGAGACCGTCGGTCTCGTGAGCGGCCAGGTGCGCCTCGCATCCGACCCGACCACCGTCAACTCCGTCGGGAACCCGCTGCACGTGCTGGGCCTGTCCTGGGCGGGCGGCATGGGCGACGACGTGGCCGCGCACGCCGCGCGCACCCCCGTCGCGAGCGTGACCGGCGCCTGCATGGCGGCCCGCCGCTCGACGTGGGACGCGCTCGGCGGGTTCCCGGAGACGTTCTTCGCCTACCTCGAGGACCTCGAGGTGAGCTGGCGCTGCTGGCAGCACGGCCTGCGCGTCGAGTACGTGCCGGACGCCGTCGCGGTCCACCACTACGAGTTCGGCCGCAGCCCGCTCAAGATGTACCTCGTCGAGCGCAACCGGCTGCTGTTCGTCGCGACCTGCTACGGCGGCCGGATGCTCGCGCTGCTCGCGCTCCCCCTGCTGGCGTTCGAGCTCGCGATCCTGCTCGTCGCGGTCGCGCAGGGCTGGGGACGGCAGAAGGTCCGCGGCTGGTCCTGGTTCCTCGGCCACCTCGGGTGGGTGCGACGGCGGCGGCAGGCCGTGCAGGCCGCCCGCACCGTGCCGGACCGCGACCTCGCGTGGCTGCTGACCGCGACGTTCGACCCGGCGCAGTTCCCGCTCCCGGCGGGCGGCGGCGTCGCGCAGGCGGCGATGCGCGCGTGGTGGGGCGCCGCCCGGCGCCTCCTCTAG